From the genome of Streptomyces sp. NBC_00523:
GCCCGCTCAATCCCTACCGGGCCGCCGAGATCGGCTCCGACGTGCTGACCGCGCTGCGTGTGCTGCACGCGCACGGCTGGACCCACCGCAACATCACTGTGCGCACGGTGCTCGTCTGCGACGACGGACGCGTCGTCCTCACCGGCCTCGCCGCCGGGGCCGCCGAGGAGGCGCTGTGCGGCTACAGCCCGGTGCCGAACCCCGACGACGAGGAGCCGGACGAGGAGGGCTTCGGCGGACCCGCCGTCGAGACCGGGCCCACCGGCCCGTACGTGCCGCCCACCGGCATGCTGCCCGCCTCCCGGGGCCCGGCGGCGATAGAGCCCGGCCGCCCGTACGACTCCGGGGAGGGCTACGGGGAGGACTACGCGGAGGCCCCCGCCGAGGATCCGGCTGACGGCCCCGCCGAAGGCCACGCGCCCCGGCCGGTGCCGCCCGCCGGGCTGCCCGTGCCCGCCGCCGGGGCGGACAGCGCGGCGCGCGCCCGGGCCGGTGCGATCGCCGCGTACCGCGCGGGCACCCGCGCCGCCGCCCGCAGGGAGGCACCGCCGGACCGGGACGAGTGGGCGCGGGACACCGCGCCGTCGGGCCCCGGTGCGCCGGGCCGCCCCCGGGACGACGAGGCCGGGCCCTGGAGCGCCCTGCCGCCGGCCCGGGACGAGGCGTACGACGACGATGACGCGTACGGCGACGACGCGTACGGCGACGACGCGTACGGGGACGCCCCCGACCAGCCGCGTCCCGGTACCCCGCCGCGCCCCCGCCCCGAGCTGCCGCAGCTGCCCGGGGGCTGGGTGCGGGGCCCGGACGCGACGGGGCCGTACGACGCCCAGCCCTACGACGACGAGGACGACGAGGACGAGGACGACGGCCCGCCGCCCCGCCGCCTCCACCTCACCGGCACCTGGGACGACGGCCCGGCCGCCGGGCGCCCCGTGCCCGCGGGCGGCTCCCGCGAGGACGCGCTCCGCGCCGACGCCGCCCGCCGCTCCACGCACCCGGGCGCCCGCGCCGAACTGCCCCCGCCGGACCGGGACGCGGAGCGGCGGGGCCGCGGGCCGTACGCCCCCGAGGCGCGAGGCCGCGACCCCTACGACGCGTACGGCCCCGACGCCCCGGGCTCCGACGCCCCCTCCGGCCGCTGGGACGACGAGGACCCCGAGGAGACCGGCGCGGCCGGGTACCGCGGCCCCGCGACCGCGCTCGCCGCCGAGCGGGCGCGGCAGGCGCGCATCGCCGTGGTCGGCGCGGTCACCGAGCGGTGGGCGCCCGAGCAGGCCGGACCGGTGCACGGCAACTGGCAGCTGGCGCCGCCCATCGGGCCCGCCACCGACCTGTGGGCGCTCGGCGCGCTGCTCTTCCGCGCCGTCCAGGGGCACGCGCCCTACCCCGAGGACAGCGCGGCCGAGCTGGTCCAGATGGTGTGCGGCGAACCGCCCGCGTTCGCCGAGGAGTGCGGGCCGCTGCGCCCGGTCGTGGAGTCGCTGCTGCGGCAGGACCCCACCGAACGGCCCGACGTGGAGGAGCTGAGCGGCTGGCTGCGCTCCCTCGTACGGTCGGCGCCGGAGCCGGAGGCCGGGTTCGACGTCGTGCCGCTGCCCGCCGAGGACGCCACCCGGCTCCCCGTCGTCCGCAGGCGCGGCGAGCTCGTCCGCAAGCGGCGCTCCCGGCGCGGCGGAGGAACGCACGCCCGCGGCCGCCATCCCCGCGAGGCCGTGGACCGCACCGCCGTCACCCACCACGAGCCACGCCTGAAGCCTCCCCGTGAGCCCCGCGCGCTGCGGGATGGCGACCAGCCGCGCCGCCTCGGCCGGACGCTGCTCGTCCTCATCATGCTCGCGCTCGTCGCGGCCATCGTGTACGCGGTGATGTTCATGCCCAAGTCCGGTGCGGAGGACGACAAGGGGGCCGGCGCCGCTCCCTCGCGTACCGCGTCCGCACCACCCGCCGCGACGACGCCCGCACCCACGACGGGTGCGTCGGACAAGCCGTCCGCGCCCGCCTCCTCCGGGGCGCAGAAGCCGCAGACCAGCCGGTCCGCCGCCGCGCTCGCGCCCGGGTACACCCTGCGCAAGGACGCCGAGGGCTTCGAGGTCGGGCTGCCCAAGGGCTGGCAGCGCAGCCCCGCCAACGCGGAGCGTCAGATCCACTACGGCAGCGACGGGTTCAGCGTGCTCATCGTCCCCGGCCGCGACACCGCCAAGGCCAACGGCAGCGACCCGCTCGACTACCAGCGGGACAGGGAGCCGGAGCTGAAGCCGTTCCGGGACTCCAGCTGGTCGTCGGCGAGCGGCCTGCGGCGTACGGACGTCGGCCGACAGGCCATGGCCGAGGGTCAGTTCACCTGGCAGGACAGCAACGGCCGCGAGGTGTACGTCCGCAACCTCGTCATGCTCGTCGGCGGGCGGTACCACATCCTCCAGGTCATCGGCCCCGAGGACGAGCGCGACCGGATCACCGAGATCTACCAACAGGCCAGTCTTTCCTACCGCGTGACGGGCTGAAGCGCGGGATTCGCATCACAGTGCGGTCTCGTGGGCGATGCGAGGTTCCGTGGCCGCGCGTCCCCTCCGTAACCTGTCATCCGAGGCAACGGGGGCGGGGACACAGGTGGATCGTTCACAGGGCACGGAAGCGGGGCTGTTGCTGGCCGGGAGGTACCGGCTGGGCGACGTCCTCGGACGCGGCGGCATGGGCAAGGTGTGGCGCGCCCACGACGAGGTGCTGCACCGCACGGTCGCCGTCAAGGAGTTGACCGCCGGTCTCTACGTGGCCGAGTCGGACCGGATCGTGCTGCACCAGCGCACGCAGAAGGAGGCCCGCGCGGCCGCCCGGATCACCCACCCCGGCGTCGTCACCGTCCATGACGTGGTCGAGTACGACAACCGGCCGTGGATCGTCATGCAGTACGTGGACGGGCCGTCGCTCGCCGACCGGGCGAAGGAGTCCGGCGGCGAGATCGAGGCCCGCGAGGCCGCCCGCATAGGGCTGCACGTGCTGGGCGCGCTGCGCGCCGCGCACGGGGCCGGGGTGCTGCACCGGGACGTGAAGCCGGGCAACGTGCTGCTCGCCCGGGACGGCCGGGTCCTGCTCACCGACTTCGGGATCGCCGCGATCGAGGGCGACTCCACCATCACCAGGACCGGTGAACTCGTCGGCTCCATCGACTATCTGGCGCCCGAGCGGGTACGCGGCGGCGACCCCGGCCCCGCCTCCGACCTCTGGTCCCTGGGCGCCACGCTGTACACGGCGGTCGAGGGGCGCTCGCCGTTCCGCCGGACGTCCCCCATATCGACCATGCAGGCCGTCGTCACCGAGGAACCGCCGCCGCCCGCCCGGGCCGGGGCGCTCGCCCCCGTCATCACCGCGCTGCTGCGCAAGGAGCCGGCGGACCGCCCGTCGGCCGCCGAGACCGAGCGGATGCTCCTGGAGGCCATGGAGGGCCGCGCGCCGAGGAGCGCCCAGGCGTTCGTCCCGACGCAGCAGGTCTCCGAGGAGATGCTGCGCGGGGGCACCGCGGTGCTGCCCCACCCCGGCCCCGTCGTGCAGCCCGCCCCGGTCCCGGCCCCCGCCCCGGCCCCCCGACGCAGCCGGTGGCGTACGAGGATCCTGGTCATCGCCCTGGCCGCGGTGATCGGCGGCGGCGCGGGGATCGCCGCGATGCTGTACGCGCACCGCACGGACGCGGCCGGCACCACGGACGGCGGCACGAGCGCGCACGGCACCCGCACCCCGGGGCCGGACACGTCGAAGACGAAGCCGACGCCCACGCCGAGCCCCTCGGACACCGTGACGCAGGACGTGCCGGACGGCTGGCGGCGCGTGGTGGACCCGTCCGGGTTCAGCGTGCTGCTGCCGGAGGGCTGGGAGCGCAAGGTCACCGACAACAACATCGACTACACCCCCGACGACGGCGTGCACTACCTCCGGGTCAGCACCGACCCGTCCCCCGACTTCGACCACCCGTACGACCACATGATCGGGCTGGAGAAAGGGCTGAGCGTCCGGCTGCCGGAGTATCACCGGATCGAGCTGAACAGCAACGTCTATCGCGACTACACCGGTTCCATCTGGGAGTTCACCTGGACCGAGAAGAACGGCGAGGCGAGGCACGCGATCGACCAGATGTACTTCGAGAAGGACGGCGGCCCGGAGTACGCGCTCTACATGACGGGCCCGGCGGACGACTGGGACGAGACTCGCGACCGCTTCAACGCGATCCTCCGCAGCTGGCGCCCCCCGGCCGAGCAGTAGCCCGCCGGGCCATAGCCCCTGATCAGGGCTTATGCCGCCAGTGATCACTGGCTGAGTCGACGGGGCTGTGGCGGGACTCCGGGAGAGACGGTGAAAAGGTGTTACCCACGGGTACCCAAAGCCTTCCCGCCGACGTACTCTCGCCCTCATGACGGACTCGCAGGCCCCCACGTCCCCCGCCGCCGCCACGGTCGGCACCAACCCCGTGGCCGCCGCCCCCGCGGGCGTGCGCACGGCCGCCGATGTCGTGACGCCCGAGGTCGTCGCCCGGCTGACGCGCGGCGTCACCGGCTCCGGCCGCACCGCCAACCACACGCCGTTCACCGGCGAGAAGCTGGCCGACCTGCCGGAGTCCACCCCCGAGGACGTGGCCACCGCCTTCGCGCACGCCCGCGCCGCCCAGCCCGCCTGGGCCGCCCTGCCGGTCCGCACCAGGGCCGCGGTGCTCCTGCGCTTCCACGACCTGCTCATGGACCGTCAGTCCGAGATCCTCGACCTCGTCCAGCTGGAGACCGGCAAGGCCCGCCTCCACGCCCACGAGGAGGTCCAGGCGGTCGCCGTCGCCGCCCGGCACTACGGCCGCAGGGCGGCCGCGTATCTGAAGCCGAAGCGGCACACCGGGGTCGTGCCGACGCTCACCAAGGTCACCGAGCTCCGTCAGCCGCGCGGTGTCGTCGGCCAGATCGCCCCCTGGAACTACCCGCTGGAGCTGTCCGTCGGCGACGCGCTGCCCGCCTTCGTCTCCGGCAACGCCGTGGTGATGAAGCCCGACACCGAGACCGCGCTCACCGCCCTGTGGGCCCGCGACCTGCTGATCGAGGCGGGGCTCCCGGCCGAGGTCTTCCAGGTCGTCCTGGGGGACGGACCGGTCGTCGGCCCGGAGGTCGTCAAGCACGCCGACTACGTCTCGTTCACCGGCTCCACCCGCACCGGCCGCGAGGTCGCCCAGGGCGCGGCGGCCCGGCTCGTCGGCGTCTCGCTGGAGCTCGGCGGCAAGAACGCCATGCTGGTTCTGGCCGACGCCGACGTGGAGAAGGCCGCCGCCGGCGCCGTTCGCGCCTGCTTCTCCTCGGCCGGCCAGCTCTGCATCTCCATCGAGCGGCTGTACGTCCACGAGTCGGTCGCCGACGACTTCGTGGAGCGGTTCGCCGCCCGGACCAAGGCGATGCGGCTCGGCAGCTCCCTCGCGTACGGCGCCGACATGGGCTCGCTGGTCGGCGAACGGCAGCTGGAGACCGTCAGCCTGCACGTCGCC
Proteins encoded in this window:
- a CDS encoding serine/threonine-protein kinase — protein: MDRSQGTEAGLLLAGRYRLGDVLGRGGMGKVWRAHDEVLHRTVAVKELTAGLYVAESDRIVLHQRTQKEARAAARITHPGVVTVHDVVEYDNRPWIVMQYVDGPSLADRAKESGGEIEAREAARIGLHVLGALRAAHGAGVLHRDVKPGNVLLARDGRVLLTDFGIAAIEGDSTITRTGELVGSIDYLAPERVRGGDPGPASDLWSLGATLYTAVEGRSPFRRTSPISTMQAVVTEEPPPPARAGALAPVITALLRKEPADRPSAAETERMLLEAMEGRAPRSAQAFVPTQQVSEEMLRGGTAVLPHPGPVVQPAPVPAPAPAPRRSRWRTRILVIALAAVIGGGAGIAAMLYAHRTDAAGTTDGGTSAHGTRTPGPDTSKTKPTPTPSPSDTVTQDVPDGWRRVVDPSGFSVLLPEGWERKVTDNNIDYTPDDGVHYLRVSTDPSPDFDHPYDHMIGLEKGLSVRLPEYHRIELNSNVYRDYTGSIWEFTWTEKNGEARHAIDQMYFEKDGGPEYALYMTGPADDWDETRDRFNAILRSWRPPAEQ
- a CDS encoding protein kinase — protein: MDDYAGRVLADRYRLPLPPSDAYELVETRAFDTYSGQEVLVRQVPLPEIVDAEFVEGDGRTSAAPRTARRPADPAVRRAIEAAQAAAQVPDHPRLDQVFDVFAEAGSLWIVSELVASRPLAALLAERPLNPYRAAEIGSDVLTALRVLHAHGWTHRNITVRTVLVCDDGRVVLTGLAAGAAEEALCGYSPVPNPDDEEPDEEGFGGPAVETGPTGPYVPPTGMLPASRGPAAIEPGRPYDSGEGYGEDYAEAPAEDPADGPAEGHAPRPVPPAGLPVPAAGADSAARARAGAIAAYRAGTRAAARREAPPDRDEWARDTAPSGPGAPGRPRDDEAGPWSALPPARDEAYDDDDAYGDDAYGDDAYGDAPDQPRPGTPPRPRPELPQLPGGWVRGPDATGPYDAQPYDDEDDEDEDDGPPPRRLHLTGTWDDGPAAGRPVPAGGSREDALRADAARRSTHPGARAELPPPDRDAERRGRGPYAPEARGRDPYDAYGPDAPGSDAPSGRWDDEDPEETGAAGYRGPATALAAERARQARIAVVGAVTERWAPEQAGPVHGNWQLAPPIGPATDLWALGALLFRAVQGHAPYPEDSAAELVQMVCGEPPAFAEECGPLRPVVESLLRQDPTERPDVEELSGWLRSLVRSAPEPEAGFDVVPLPAEDATRLPVVRRRGELVRKRRSRRGGGTHARGRHPREAVDRTAVTHHEPRLKPPREPRALRDGDQPRRLGRTLLVLIMLALVAAIVYAVMFMPKSGAEDDKGAGAAPSRTASAPPAATTPAPTTGASDKPSAPASSGAQKPQTSRSAAALAPGYTLRKDAEGFEVGLPKGWQRSPANAERQIHYGSDGFSVLIVPGRDTAKANGSDPLDYQRDREPELKPFRDSSWSSASGLRRTDVGRQAMAEGQFTWQDSNGREVYVRNLVMLVGGRYHILQVIGPEDERDRITEIYQQASLSYRVTG
- a CDS encoding succinic semialdehyde dehydrogenase, with amino-acid sequence MTDSQAPTSPAAATVGTNPVAAAPAGVRTAADVVTPEVVARLTRGVTGSGRTANHTPFTGEKLADLPESTPEDVATAFAHARAAQPAWAALPVRTRAAVLLRFHDLLMDRQSEILDLVQLETGKARLHAHEEVQAVAVAARHYGRRAAAYLKPKRHTGVVPTLTKVTELRQPRGVVGQIAPWNYPLELSVGDALPAFVSGNAVVMKPDTETALTALWARDLLIEAGLPAEVFQVVLGDGPVVGPEVVKHADYVSFTGSTRTGREVAQGAAARLVGVSLELGGKNAMLVLADADVEKAAAGAVRACFSSAGQLCISIERLYVHESVADDFVERFAARTKAMRLGSSLAYGADMGSLVGERQLETVSLHVAEAVEKGAKLVAGGVARPDIGPLFYEPTILDGVEAPMAVCTEETFGPVVSIYRFRDEDEVVELANATPYGLNSSVWTKDSRRGHRVAARLRTGTVNINEGYAPAYGSVQSPMGGMKDSGLGRRHGSEGILKYTEAQTVAQQRLIPLAPSFGMDDEKYAAFMTRSLKAMKAFRLR